In Neisseriaceae bacterium CLB008, one genomic interval encodes:
- the purF gene encoding amidophosphoribosyltransferase, which produces MCGILGVVSHSPVNQTLYDGLQLLQHRGQDAAGIVTTHNNTFHMHKGSGMVQDVFRTRNMRNLVGNSGIAHVRYPTAGSAQSSAEAQPFYVNSPFGIVLAHNGNLTNTEELYENICHRDLRHINTHSDSEVLLNVFAHELEQQASGKHLTIDNIFDAVSELHKRVRGAYAVVAMIAGYGILAFRDPNGIRPLILGHQQIDGKDSYVVSSESVALDCSGYSILRDVDAGEAVFISFEGELHAKQCAEHHKMAPCLFEYVYFARPDSVLDGISVYQARLNMGVTLAEKVKQELPIAEIDVVMPIPDTSRASALQLAAALNLPYREGFIKNRYIGRTFIMPGQAVRRKSVRQKLNPVACEFAGKNVLLVDDSIVRGTTSQEIVEMARMAGAKKVYFASAAPEVRYPNVYGIDMPTRQELLATGRDVAQIAANISADGVVFQDLGALIKAVQLVNPEIKEFDTSCFDGHYVTGDIDEAYLQKLEAQQLKLKASKEPVEVGMVDHNLNVG; this is translated from the coding sequence ATGTGCGGTATATTAGGTGTTGTCAGTCATAGTCCCGTCAATCAAACCCTGTATGATGGTTTGCAATTATTACAGCATCGTGGCCAAGACGCTGCTGGTATTGTGACCACTCACAACAATACGTTCCACATGCACAAAGGCAGCGGCATGGTGCAAGATGTTTTTCGCACCCGCAATATGCGTAACCTAGTGGGTAACTCGGGCATTGCCCACGTGCGCTACCCCACCGCCGGCAGCGCCCAAAGCAGCGCCGAAGCACAGCCGTTTTACGTCAACTCTCCGTTTGGCATTGTGTTGGCCCATAACGGCAACCTCACCAATACTGAAGAGCTATACGAAAACATCTGTCACCGTGACCTTCGTCACATCAACACCCACTCTGATTCTGAAGTTTTACTCAATGTCTTTGCTCATGAGCTTGAGCAACAGGCCAGCGGCAAACACCTGACCATCGACAATATTTTCGACGCGGTTTCTGAGCTACACAAGCGCGTGCGCGGCGCCTACGCCGTGGTGGCGATGATTGCCGGCTACGGCATTTTGGCGTTTCGCGACCCGAACGGGATTCGCCCGCTGATCTTAGGCCATCAGCAAATTGACGGCAAAGACAGCTATGTGGTCAGCTCTGAATCGGTGGCGCTAGACTGCTCAGGCTACAGCATTTTGCGCGACGTTGACGCGGGCGAAGCGGTATTCATTTCTTTTGAGGGTGAGCTACACGCCAAACAGTGTGCCGAACACCACAAAATGGCGCCTTGCCTGTTTGAATACGTTTATTTTGCTCGCCCAGACTCGGTGCTTGACGGCATTTCTGTGTATCAAGCGCGTTTGAACATGGGCGTGACCTTGGCCGAGAAAGTGAAGCAAGAGCTGCCCATAGCTGAAATCGATGTGGTGATGCCGATTCCCGACACCAGTCGCGCCAGTGCTTTACAGCTAGCTGCGGCGCTGAACCTACCGTATCGTGAAGGCTTCATTAAAAACCGCTACATTGGCCGTACCTTCATCATGCCCGGTCAAGCCGTGCGTCGTAAATCGGTGCGCCAAAAGCTAAACCCTGTGGCGTGTGAATTTGCGGGTAAGAACGTGCTGTTGGTCGATGATTCGATTGTGCGCGGCACCACCAGTCAAGAGATCGTGGAAATGGCCCGTATGGCGGGCGCGAAGAAGGTGTATTTTGCCTCTGCTGCGCCGGAAGTGCGTTATCCTAACGTGTATGGCATCGACATGCCGACCCGCCAAGAGCTATTGGCCACCGGTCGTGACGTGGCACAAATTGCCGCCAATATTTCGGCCGACGGCGTGGTGTTCCAAGATTTGGGCGCCTTGATTAAAGCCGTACAGTTGGTGAATCCTGAAATTAAAGAGTTTGATACCTCTTGCTTTGATGGTCACTACGTGACGGGCGATATTGACGAAGCCTATTTGCAAAAGCTTGAAGCCCAGCAGTTGAAGCTAAAAGCCAGCAAAGAACCTGTTGAGGTGGGCATGGTGGATCATAATCTAAACGTAGGTTAA